A window of Esox lucius isolate fEsoLuc1 chromosome 18, fEsoLuc1.pri, whole genome shotgun sequence contains these coding sequences:
- the LOC109616848 gene encoding bifunctional protein GlmU translates to MASAGSAFRVHAVRLGPGQELLGSLQAFVEERNLRAPFIVTCVGSVTKATLRLAHTTAGNTNEVIHLDEHFEIVSLVGTLNKDAHLHICLADKEGKTVGGHVMGGLEVFTTAEVVIGEATELLFERHMDHSTGFHELVIQSRSKKD, encoded by the exons GCGTCGGCTGGCTCGGCCTTCAGGGTCCACGCGGTCCGCCTGGGGCCGGGACAGGAGCTGCTGGGCTCCCTGCAGGCGTTTGTGGAGGAGCGGAACCTCAGAGCGCCGTTTATTGTCACCTGTGTGGGCAGTGTAACCAAGGCAACGCTCCGACTGGCACACACCACGGCTGGGAATACCAATGAG GTGATTCATCTAGATGAGCACTTTGAGATCGTGTCCCTGGTGGGCACGCTGAACAAGGATGCTCACCTCCACATCTGCCTGGCGGACAAGGAGGGGAAGACGGTGGGGGGGCACGTAATGGGGGGCCTGGAGGTGTTTACCACGGCTGAGGTGGTCATCGGCGAAGCCACAGAGTTGCTGTTTGAGAGACATATGGACCACAGCACAGGCTTCCATGAGCTGGTCATTCAATCCCGCTCCAAAAAGGACTAA